From one Lolium rigidum isolate FL_2022 chromosome 4, APGP_CSIRO_Lrig_0.1, whole genome shotgun sequence genomic stretch:
- the LOC124646461 gene encoding uncharacterized protein LOC124646461, which yields MAGFATSRPASLALAAFLTFLNIFAFLLAVGAERRRSTGKVVPDEYDDRSYCLYDTDASTVYGVAAFFVLLLSQVLVTGVTRCLCLGPALSSRGCAVAAFVLSWLTFLTAEACLVGGSARNAYHTKYLGYYMKHDLVSCATLRKGVFAAAAAMMLINLVASLVYYWSYSKAANGGFVKHQNEVSVGMTDYGLDKGGSGP from the exons ATGGCTGGATTCGCGACCTCGCGCCCGGCCTCCCTCGCGCTCGCCGCGTTCTTAACCTTCCTCAACATCTTCgccttcctcctcgccgtcggCGCCGAGCGCCGACGCAGCACC GGGAAAGTGGTGCCGGACGAGTACGATGACCGCTCCTACTGCCTCTACGACACCGACGCCTCCACCGTCTACGGCGTCGCCGCCTTTTTCGTGCTCCTCCTGTCGCAGGTGCTTGTCACCGGCGTCACGCGCTGCCTCTGTCTCGGCCCGGCGCTCTCCTCCCGCGGAtgcgccgtcgccgccttcgtccTCTCCTG GTTGACATTTCTCACAGCGGAAGCTTGCCTTGTTGGAGGATCCGCGAGAAATGCATACCACACCAAGTATCTTGGATACTACATGAAACATGACTTGGTCAGTTGTGCCACGCTCCGTAAAGGAGTGTTTGCAGCAGCCGCTGCCATGATGCTCATCAACCTCGTGGCTTCCCTAGTGTACTACTGGAGTTACTCAAAGGCCGCGAACGGCGGGTTCGTCAAGCACCAAAATGAAGTTAGCGTGGGCATGACTGATTACGGACTTGACAAGGGTGGCTCTGGGCCATGA